The nucleotide window GATCCCCACATGCATGATGCTTCTTGCCGAAGACTTGAAAGTCCGCAGCACTTCGCGGGAAAAATTAATGGCCTCGAACCGGTAGTAGAGAAAACCGTAAATGGAAAAGAAGACACCGCCCCGGGCGATGACTGTGGCCAGGGCGGCGCCCTCGATCTCCAGACGTGGAAAGCCGAACAGGCCGAAAATCAGGATCGGATCAAGGACAACATTCACAAGTGCGGCGTAGATGTTGATCTTGGTCTGGGTCATGGTGTCGCCCATGGCCCGCATGGCGCTCATGCCGACCACAGGGGCAATCACAAACAGGCAGGATATGTACCAGATGGTAATATAGTCCCGGATCAGGGGCAGGATATTTTCATTGGCGCCGATCAGGGTAAACAGGGGGTCGATGGTCACCAGGCCGATAAAACCCAGTGTTACGGCGATCAGGATGGTCAGCAGGAAGCTGATGGTGGCCAGGCGCACCACTTCATCGTGATCCTTGCGCCCGAAGGCCCGGGCCAGGACCGATGAGGTGCCGGCGCTGAGACCGATGGAGGCGGAAATCACCAGCATGGTGACGCTGGTGACATAGCCCATGGCAGCCAGTTCATCGTCGCCCAGCATGCCGACGAAATAGAGATCCACCAATCCGTAAGCCATATTGGCCATGAGCCCGACCACCAGGGGCAGGGTCATCTTCAGCAGATGGTTCGGGATCGATCCGACAGTCAGGTCGGTGTGCGGCTTTCTGGATTTGTTTGTTCTTTTCATTCTGATCTTTTCCGGCGTGATGTAATTCCCCGATACGCCTTTGGCAGGATAAAAGCATGCTTTGCCTCTGATGGCCAGTCACTAATTGGTGAGAAGATGATTTTTCTGCCGGATTTGGCAGTTGATTTAAAATGCCGTCGCACGGAGGTTTAATTCCTGAAAATTTGCCTATATAAGGGATTAGACACTTGATTTGAAGAATTATACATTTTGAAGATTTACAGGGAACGGAGTAAGGCATGCTGGTTATCGTTTCACCCGCCAAGAAACTGGATTATGAAACAGATATCAATGTGAAGGACTGGACGGAGCCGGAATA belongs to Emcibacter sp. and includes:
- a CDS encoding MATE family efflux transporter, with the translated sequence MKRTNKSRKPHTDLTVGSIPNHLLKMTLPLVVGLMANMAYGLVDLYFVGMLGDDELAAMGYVTSVTMLVISASIGLSAGTSSVLARAFGRKDHDEVVRLATISFLLTILIAVTLGFIGLVTIDPLFTLIGANENILPLIRDYITIWYISCLFVIAPVVGMSAMRAMGDTMTQTKINIYAALVNVVLDPILIFGLFGFPRLEIEGAALATVIARGGVFFSIYGFLYYRFEAINFSREVLRTFKSSARSIMHVGIPAAATNMIIPAGNVVLIGIISGYGQDAVAATNVAARIESLCLVFFFALSAVIGPVVGQNLSAHKFDRIEEALKICLTFCLVWGAVLALTIALLANVLASQFSDDPFIIEKAVAYLYLIPLSYGAYGFVMSANASFNGIGRPLPGVIVSTMRTVVLPLPLIYFASLYYDLPVIYGITSACNIIAGTVSFLWVMKTVRDMRPDLAPSPTTS